A segment of the Saccharococcus thermophilus genome:
TTCAAAACCTGTCATGAAGCATCTCGTTCATATCGTGGATGCGCTGACCACCAAAGGATTTGCGGGAACATTGACCGATCTTCATCATTGGAGCTTTCATCCGAACCACCGCACGACACTCAGCCATTTTTTCACGAAAAGCCCTTGGGATGAAGAGACGCTGCTTCGCAAACTTCAACAGTGGATGCTTCGTCGTGTCGAACGCATCGCCAAACAGGAGAGTCAACCCCTTTTTGTTTCGATCGATGATACGATTTGCCAAAAAACCAAGCCTTCGTCACAGGCAACGCACGCCATTCAAGGGTGTGATTGGCACTATTCTCACACAGAGAAAAAGTCGATCTGGGGACATTCTCTCGTTTGGCTCATGGTTCATACGATGACCCAGGCTTTTCCCTTTGCGTTCCGCCTCTACGACAAGGCGGCTGGGAAAAGCAAGGGGGAACTCGCGATCGAGATGCTTTCTTCTTTGGATGTACACCGTCCTGTTTATGTGCTGATGGACTCTTGGTATCCATCGCAAACGCTCGTGGAAGCTTGTCTGAAAAAGGGATTCCACGTAATCGCAATGCTCAAGGCCAATCGGCTTCTTTATCCAAAAGGCATTGCGGTTCAGGTGAGGGAGTTTGCCCGCTACATCGAACCGAAAGACACTCACCTCGTCACGGTGGGAGAAGAGCGTTATCGGGTTTATCGCTACGAAGGCTCTCTCAAAGGTCTCGATGATGCCGTGGTGCTGCTCGCTTGGAAAGCCGATCAGCCGATGACATCGGAACATCTTCACTGCGTCTTGAGCACCGACCGGGATCTAAGCGATGAAGAGATCTTGCGCTACTATGCCCAGCGTTGGTCGATCGAATGTTTTTTCCGTCAAGCGAAAGACCAGCTGAAACTCGATGGATACCGCGTTCGCGGACGTCGGGCGGTGAAACGCTACTGGATCTTGGTGCAGCTTGCTTACGTGTACAGCATGTTCGAGTCGAACAGCGATTTTTCTGATGGGCTCGATCTTCTGCGCAAGAGAAAAGGACATAGCCTCGTGGAGTTCATTTACCGTGCAGCGAAACAAAATATTCCCATTGATACCGTGAAAAAACAGCTCCACGTGGCATAAGGGGTACCCTGTTTG
Coding sequences within it:
- a CDS encoding IS701 family transposase, which produces MNRLAHHQGIHKFFTMLGLALYFSKPVMKHLVHIVDALTTKGFAGTLTDLHHWSFHPNHRTTLSHFFTKSPWDEETLLRKLQQWMLRRVERIAKQESQPLFVSIDDTICQKTKPSSQATHAIQGCDWHYSHTEKKSIWGHSLVWLMVHTMTQAFPFAFRLYDKAAGKSKGELAIEMLSSLDVHRPVYVLMDSWYPSQTLVEACLKKGFHVIAMLKANRLLYPKGIAVQVREFARYIEPKDTHLVTVGEERYRVYRYEGSLKGLDDAVVLLAWKADQPMTSEHLHCVLSTDRDLSDEEILRYYAQRWSIECFFRQAKDQLKLDGYRVRGRRAVKRYWILVQLAYVYSMFESNSDFSDGLDLLRKRKGHSLVEFIYRAAKQNIPIDTVKKQLHVA